A part of Rattus rattus isolate New Zealand chromosome 4, Rrattus_CSIRO_v1, whole genome shotgun sequence genomic DNA contains:
- the C4H21orf62 gene encoding uncharacterized protein C21orf62 homolog — MTAPSSFCLLLGALGIFALGRFAEGQSRTLISTKGNTIRNCSCPTDIRDCDYSLANLMCSCKSVMPLAMEQTSYHGHLTIWFTDISTLGHLLKFTLVQDLKLSLCGSNTFPTKYLAVCGLKRLHINTEAKHPSGEQSILIHNGREGSSLYKGWQTRVFISLVDVALFNRDSSLKSYSIDDISSLAGDFPDFSYFKTFPVPNNRSYLVTVIY, encoded by the coding sequence ATGACAGCAccttccagcttctgccttctgCTAGGAGCGCTAGGTATCTTTGCCCTTGGCCGCTTCGCAGAGGGTCAGAGCAGGACACTGATTTCCACAAAGGGAAACACCATTCGTAACTGCAGCTGCCCCACAGACATCCGGGACTGTGACTACAGTTTGGCCAACCTGATGTGCAGCTGTAAGTCTGTCATGCCTTTGGCCATGGAGCAAACCAGCTATCATGGCCACCTCACCATCTGGTTCACAGATATATCCACGTTGGGCCACCTGCTGAAGTTCACTCTGGTCCAAGACTTGAAGCTTTCCCTGTGTGGTTCCAACACCTTCCCCACCAAGTACCTGGCTGTCTGTGGCCTGAAGAGGCTTCACATCAATACTGAGGCCAAGCATCCCTCCGGGGAGCAGAGCATACTCATCCACAACGGGAGGGAAGGCAGTTCCTTGTACAAGGGCTGGCAAACGCGTGTGTTCATCTCACTCGTAGACGTGGctcttttcaacagagactcttCTCTAAAGTCATATAGTATTGATGACATTTCTAGCCTCGCCGGTGACTTTCCTGACTTTTCTTACTTTAAAACTTTCCCAGTGCCAAACAACCGAAGCTACCTTGTCACCGTTATTTATTAG